In a single window of the Anguilla rostrata isolate EN2019 chromosome 6, ASM1855537v3, whole genome shotgun sequence genome:
- the amer3 gene encoding APC membrane recruitment protein 3, which translates to MEELPNTPKGSRPLAPGDNIGPCMEGGNGETECFSEGCPSLGGMETSIHIEGSCTKSPASPVAPSLDCQDILSPAFTDTLSAAWAHTGSVRKSKTHDCVAGMGWYAVELDDGSTDSGGHTPTVRQKGRLVSSVSFSGFAVSPSGRAKLLRENQGVSAGCSREIIDYRNLTPQVPFVPSFAKSIPKKRISLRRPRRAIKDLLGKKRAKQEKAISPRTPTPGMAGMEHLVVHNGVRKHSRSRNHPSAGHSNPHKHNDPLSDSSSSDYCHNICEDVTSLKSFGSQTGCGEIFAEEENLLPLEATQGQGPDRDICEPRKSSPVIGSFQGGVEQMASPAHSEILDLFGMWDSLGRPVLLRQSPIKEGKAVNALSSTTTPTKPTAEHLATSPHTSIRTLEQRMDTVTQKSDTQETISTSDEGYYEYISPGQEVTSREVLSPCRSARFPRDSYSGDALYELFYDPGETGMTPIFDDEMGLSESVLGLTGDLPMSMYSFHVGAEENLAPPLAPPLDLIGQDLLHSSWRGKDCLLKLCDTEISLAMGIVNWFKQRAERMSLAEPESNGVDTGKGATSANMNSRTVSPKVQEGAKSQLSVRDYDNTGPMNPKETVPCQPDATPVQTNVTPTPMDEGPISVSPGSSSHVRSRISTPTNGFCFRIFNKDSPLTPDGDLASPALRSPGSGTSAVFLLAINKDSLCSSCKSSLKQGSKELYLCVSCLSLIEHISTSDLSHYTGCDRSGSPGTPRSLPRGFLDSPISPCMSGSDIDILQILEQCVGQVSSLKISGSPSKGDHDKGASFPQLSSKKDVKAEGKGQRHRYLKSKHKRKISGGGNSGVMEKGDHGTCGFDNDSLPHLGADCLASPPLEEAGSLSSVSEHNQNSTQTPRPRSLPLSNSTYSEFGSSQSHVIATLGEAAATTRGQPREKARRHKKSAVNRDGPCGYVMLEEKKVERRCRMKK; encoded by the coding sequence ATGGAAGAGCTGCCAAACACCCCAAAAGGAAGCAGACCACTGGCCCCTGGGGACAACATCGGCCCCTGTATGGAGGGGGGCAATGGTGAAACTGAATGTTTTAGTGAAGGCTGCCCCTCCCTTGGTGGCATGGAAACCAGCATTCATATCGAGGGCAGCTGCACCAAGTCTCCAGCAAGCCCCGTGGCACCCTCACTGGATTGCCAGGATATCCTGTCCCCTGCCTTCACGGATACCCTGTCGGCAGCCTGGGCCCATACTGGGTCTGTGAGGAAGAGCAAGACCCATGACTGTGTGGCGGGCATGGGGTGGTATGCAGTTGAGTTAGATGACGGGTCCACTGATAGTGGCGGCCACACGCCCACTGTCCGCCAAAAGGGGAGGCTAGTCAGCAGTGTCAGCTTCTCCGGGTTCGCAGTCTCACCGAGCGGACGGGCCAAGCTACTGCGGGAGAACCAGGGAGTGTCTGCTGGCTGCAGCCGGGAAATTATCGACTACCGCAACCTGACACCACAGGTGCCGTTTGTGCCCTCCTTTGCCAAGTCCATCCCCAAGAAGAGGATCTCCCTGCGGAGGCCCAGAAGGGCTATCAAAGATCTTTTGGGTAAGAAGAGGGCAAAGCAGGAGAAGGCGATCTCCCCTCGCACCCCGACTCCTGGCATGGCAGGTATGGAACATTTGGTTGTGCATAATGGGGTCAGGAAACACAGCAGATCACGGAACCATCCCTCTGCTGGGCACTCAAATCCCCATAAGCACAATGACCCCCTCTCAgactcctcctcttctgactaCTGCCACAACATCTGCGAGGATGTCACGTCCCTGAAGAGCTTCGGCTCTCAGACTGGGTGTGGGGAGATATTTGCAGAAGAGGAGAACCTCCTCCCTTTGGAGGCCACACAGGGCCAAGGTCCTGACAGGGACATCTGCGAGCCCAGGAAATCCAGCCCTGTGATAGGGTCCTTCCAGGGAGGGGTGGAACAGATGGCCTCCCCTGCCCACTCTGAGATCTTAGACTTGTTTGGAATGTGGGACAGCCTGGGCAGACCTGTTCTCTTGAGGCAGAGTCCCATTAAAGAGGGCAAGGCAGTAAATGCTTTGTCGTCCACCACTACCCCAACTAAACCAACTGCCGAACACTTGGCCACTTCACCACACACCTCTATTCGCACACTGGAGCAGCGGATGGATACGGTGACACAAAAAAGTGACACCCAGGAAACCATCTCCACCAGTGATGAAGGCTATTATGAGTACATCTCCCCAGGCCAGGAGGTAACAAGTAGGGAGGTTCTCTCTCCTTGTCGATCGGCCCGCTTTCCCAGGGATAGCTATAGTGGGGATGCCCTCTATGAGCTGTTCTATGATCCAGGTGAGACAGGCATGACCCCAATCTTTGATGATGAGATGGGTCTGTCAGAGAGTGTTCTTGGTCTGACTGGTGACCTTCCTATGTCCATGTACAGTTTCCATGTTGGGGCGGAGGAGAATCTGGCCCCTCCCTTGGCTCCACCCCTTGACCTAATTGGTCAGGATCTCCTGCATAGCAGCTGGAGGGGGAAAGACTGTCTGCTCAAGCTGTGTGACACTGAGATCTCCCTGGCTATGGGGATTGTGAACTGGTTCAAGCAGAGGGCTGAGAGGATGAGCCTGGCCGAGCCTGAAAGCAATGGGGTGGACACTGGGAAAGGCGCTACCTCCGCTAACATGAACAGCAGAACAGTTTCTCCAAAGGTTCAGGAAGGGGCAAAGAGCCAGCTATCAGTCAGAGATTATGACAACACAGGGCCAATGAATCCCAAAGAGACTGTACCTTGCCAGCCAGATGCCACCCCAGTGCAAACCAATGTTACCCCTACTCCCATGGACGAAGGACCCATTTCAGTCTCTCCAGGCAGCAGCAGCCACGTGAGGAGTCGTATCAGCACCCCCACAAATGGCTTTTGCTTCCGAATATTTAATAAGGATTCTCCCCTGACCCCTGATGGAGACCTGGCATCCCCTGCGCTGAGGTCTCCAGGCTCTGGGACAAGTGCTGTGTTCCTTCTAGCAATTAACAAAGATTCACTCTGCAGCTCTTGCAAGAGTTCCCTGAAGCAGGGCTCCAAAGAGCTCTACCTGtgtgtctcctgtctgtccctcaTTGAGCACATTTCGACCTCTGATCTCTCTCATTACACTGGCTGCGACAGGTCAGGGTCCCCAGGGACTCCCCGTTCACTCCCAAGGGGCTTCCTGGATTCTCCCATCAGCCCTTGCATGTCAGGAAGCGATATTGACATACTCCAGATTCTTGAGCAGTGTGTCGGCCAGGTGTCCTCCCTGAAGATCAGCGGCAGCCCCAGCAAAGGAGACCACGATAAGGGCGCCTCCTTCCCCCAGCTCAGCAGCAAGAAAGATGTTAAAGCAGAGGGTAAAGGGCAGAGGCACAGGTATCTCAAATCAAAGCATAAGCGGAAAATCAGTGGTGGAGGGAACAGCGGTGTCATGGAAAAGGGTGACCACGGGACATGTGGCTTTGACAATGATTCCTTACCTCACCTCGGAGCTGACTGCCTGGCCTCTCCTCCACTGGAGGAGGCTGGCAGCCTGAGTTCTGTCTCAGAACACAACCAAAACTCCACCCAAACACCTAGGCCCAGGTCCCTCCCGTTGTCTAATTCCACCTACTCAGAGTTCGGCAGCAGTCAGAGTCATGTCATCGCCACACTGGGGGAGGCCGCtgccaccaccagggggcagccaCGTGAGAAGGCGAGGCGGCACAAGAAGTCAGCCGTGAACCGAGATGGGCCATGTGGCTATGTCATGCTGGAGGAAAAGAAGGTGGAACGCCGATGCAGGATGAAGAAATGA